A genomic stretch from Candidatus Aminicenantes bacterium includes:
- a CDS encoding outer membrane lipoprotein-sorting protein produces MKHAPLALLLILPALLLPQEPTAGQIIERVDQNTIADSKVVVSKLVIHGRRGERTVEAKSWQRNLGDSFTEYLAPPRDQGTKMLKLGDQLWTYSPATDRTILISGHMLRQSVMGSDLSYEDMMEDPYLQHQYNAQIVGSETVAGRPAWVLELKAKKEGVAYDKRTVWVDRERFFIVKEDLYAKSGKLLKQVLVQEMMKVEGRWLPRRATYKDVLKEGEGTEMILESIAFSEDIPASVFSKASLRK; encoded by the coding sequence ATGAAACACGCACCCCTGGCTTTGCTGCTGATTTTACCGGCGCTGCTTTTGCCGCAAGAGCCGACCGCCGGCCAGATCATCGAAAGGGTGGATCAGAACACGATAGCCGACAGCAAAGTCGTCGTCTCCAAGCTGGTCATCCATGGCCGGCGCGGCGAAAGGACTGTCGAGGCGAAATCGTGGCAAAGGAACCTCGGCGATTCGTTCACCGAGTACCTCGCCCCGCCCCGCGACCAGGGGACGAAAATGCTGAAGCTGGGCGACCAGCTATGGACCTATTCGCCGGCGACGGACCGCACCATTCTGATCAGCGGGCACATGCTGCGCCAGTCGGTCATGGGTTCGGACCTGTCCTACGAGGATATGATGGAGGACCCTTATCTTCAGCACCAGTACAATGCGCAAATCGTGGGCAGCGAAACGGTCGCCGGCCGCCCCGCCTGGGTCCTGGAATTGAAGGCGAAAAAGGAGGGTGTGGCTTACGACAAGCGGACGGTCTGGGTGGACCGCGAGCGCTTCTTTATCGTCAAGGAGGACCTGTACGCCAAAAGCGGCAAGCTCCTCAAGCAGGTCCTGGTCCAGGAGATGATGAAGGTCGAAGGGAGATGGCTGCCGCGCCGGGCGACATACAAGGATGTGTTGAAGGAAGGAGAGGGGACCGAAATGATCCTCGAATCGATCGCTTTCTCCGAAGACATCCCGGCTTCGGTTTTTTCCAAAGCCTCGCTGCGCAAATGA